GAACCAATGCTTCATCTAAGGGCGCAAGGAAATTACCAAAGCGGACGATACCTTTGCGATCGCCCAGCGCTTTGCCCAATGCTTGTCCCAAGGTAATCCCCACATCTTCATTAGTGTGGTGGTCGTCAATTTCTATATCGCCCGTTGCCCTAACTTCCAAATCTATTAACCCGTGAGAGGCGATTTGATGGAGCATGTGGTCTAAAAATGGGACTCCCGTAGACGCAATGCAGCGTCCCTGACCATCTAGATTGATAGTAACTTGTACATCTGTTTCCCCAGTCTTGCGGCTAACAGAGGCAATTCGGGCACCGTCTAGCTGTTGTGGGTGTTGTAAGGATGGAATTGCGCGATCGCTTGTCTGCATATTGGTAATTGCTTCGAGGGCGTGCGGTATTGGGTAATCGGTCATCAGGCATGGCGAATTGGATTTTTCCCATTCCCTATTCCCGATTCCCCATTCCCTATTCCCAGTTTGTTACATTCCCATTATTTCGTAACCAGCATCCACATACAGAACTTGGCCAGTAATTCCGCTGGACAAATCGCTGCACAAGAAACTAGCGGCATTTCCCACTTCCAACTGAGTCACCGTGCGCCGCAGCGGTGCTATTTCCTCAACGTGGTGAATCATATCGAGAATTCCCCCCACTGCTGAAGACGCTAGGGTACGAATGGGACCCGCAGAAATAGCATTGACTCGGATGTTAGAGGGGCCAAGTTCGCTTGCTAGGTAACGGACGCTCATTTCCAAGCCAGACTTGGCGATTCCCATAACGTTATAGTTGGGAATTACCTTGACGCCGCCGAGGTAGGTAAGGGTGACAATACTGCCGCCTTCTGTCATCAGCGGTTTAGCTGCGCCAGCTAGTTGGACTAGCGAGTAGGTACTGATTTCTAAGGCTTGGGTGAAACCTGCGCGTGTGGTTTTGCTAAAGTCACCCGATAAATCGTCTTTGTTGGCAAACGCGAGGCAATGGATGAGGATGTCTAGCTTTCCCCACTTGTCGCCGATGGCCTCGAATGTAGACTGGATTTGACTATCGTTTTGGACATCGCAGGGTAAAAACAGGCTGGGGTTCAGGGGTTCTACCAGTTCTGCGACTTTTTTCTCAAAGCGGCCTTTTTCGTCGGGTAGGTAAGTGATACCCAACTCGGCTCCTGCTTTGTGCAACTGTTGGGCAATGCCCCACGCGATGGAGCGATTGTTGGCAATGCCAGTGACAAGGGCTTTTTTTCCGGTTAGATTCAGCATAATATTCTATCCTATAGGCAATGAGCAGCTAACTAAACACAAAGGCAATATTTTATAGGCAATGAGGAGTTGATAAAAAGCCAACAGCACGAGCATAGGCAGTATTTTGGAAATATTGCAATCCGCGCTACCCTATTATCTACGGCGATCGCGCTAATACATTTTATTGCGGGGTCAGATCGTGATTTTCAGTTATTTTGTATTAAACTATACAAAAAACTG
This genomic stretch from Microcoleus sp. FACHB-831 harbors:
- the hisB gene encoding imidazoleglycerol-phosphate dehydratase HisB; this encodes MQTSDRAIPSLQHPQQLDGARIASVSRKTGETDVQVTINLDGQGRCIASTGVPFLDHMLHQIASHGLIDLEVRATGDIEIDDHHTNEDVGITLGQALGKALGDRKGIVRFGNFLAPLDEALVQVALDFSGRPHLSYGLEIPTQRVGTYDTQLVREFFVAVVNHSQMTLHIRQLDGINSHHIIEATFKAFARSLRLAAEIDLRRAGAIPSSKGVL
- the fabI gene encoding enoyl-ACP reductase FabI — translated: MLNLTGKKALVTGIANNRSIAWGIAQQLHKAGAELGITYLPDEKGRFEKKVAELVEPLNPSLFLPCDVQNDSQIQSTFEAIGDKWGKLDILIHCLAFANKDDLSGDFSKTTRAGFTQALEISTYSLVQLAGAAKPLMTEGGSIVTLTYLGGVKVIPNYNVMGIAKSGLEMSVRYLASELGPSNIRVNAISAGPIRTLASSAVGGILDMIHHVEEIAPLRRTVTQLEVGNAASFLCSDLSSGITGQVLYVDAGYEIMGM